The following proteins are co-located in the Cutaneotrichosporon cavernicola HIS019 DNA, chromosome: 3 genome:
- a CDS encoding uncharacterized protein (amino acid), with protein MDEKKYDADTAVTPAAEAGKNVHSSQVYGDDIQKGLKRGLKPRHISLLTLGGIIGTGLFLGTGNALVKGGPVGLFLGYAIYGCVLICIMQGIGEMTAYLPVPGGHMTYAGRFVDPALSWAINWSYAIQWMLVCPAELVAVAVLMNYWVPDTKINNAVWITIALVIIVILNCFPASVYGETEFIFSSIKIITIVGLIICGIAINCGANDKHDYIGFRYWKNPAPFGVKYLGLSGSTGRFLGFWAVLTQAAFSYFGAEVVAVAAAESKNPGRSIPRSIRQVYIRIFIFYVLGTFIIGLNCPSNDPRLGTSSDASASPFVIAISRAGIKVLPHIINGCLISSAWSAANADVYIASRSLFSLANQGYLPKWFMFTLPNGTPIIASMTAASSGLLAYMAVNSNANKVFNWFVSLISVTGIMIYIGIAWTYIRFRAAVDAQGVDRSQFAFRSSFARVGAWVCIFALPIIALFSAWQVFMDTKHFDKANFITNYLPAVLVPGAYVARKLYAKTKIVPLLEIDLATGARTKADVLEELDEAPKGIGGYIHRFLF; from the exons ATGGACGAGAAAAAGTACGATGCCGACACGGCCGTCacccccgccgccgaggccggcaAGAACGTCCACTCCTCGCAGGTGTACGGCGACGATATCCAGAAAGGTCTTAAACGCGGTCTCAAGCCGCGCCATATTTCA ctcctcaccctcggcggcaTTATCGGCACAggcctcttcctcggtACGGGTAacgcgctcgtcaaggGTGGCCCGGTTGGTCTTTTCCTCGGATATGCGATTTACGGCTGTGTTCTTATTTG caTCATGCAAGGTATCGGCGAGATGACAGCTTACCTCCCTGTCCCAGGTGGACACATGACTTATGCCGGGCGATTCGTCGACCCTGCGCTCTCGTGGGCCATCAACTGGTCCTACGCTATCCAGTGGATGCTAGTGTGCCCTGCAGA actcgtcgccgtcgccgtcctcatGAACTACTGGGTCCCCGACACAAAGATCAACAACGCGGTCTGGATCAccatcgccctcgtcatcatcgtcatccTCAACTGCTTCCCGGCATCCGTGTACGGCGAGACCGAGTTTATCTTTTCGTCTATTAAGATTATCACGATTGTGGGGCTTATCA TCTGTGGCATCGCAATCAACTGCGGTGCCAACGACAAGCACGACTACATCGGCTTCCGGTACTGGAAGAACCCGGCCCCCTTCGGCGTCAAGTACCTTGGTCTTAGTGGATCGACCGGCCGTTTCCTCGGCTTCTGGGCTGTGCTCACCCAGGCTGCGTTCTC CTACTTTGgagccgaggtcgtcgcggtcgccgccgccgagtcCAAGAACCCCGGCCGCTCGATCCCTCGCTCCATTCGCCAGGTCTACATCCGTATCTTCATCTTCTATGTCCTCGGCACCTTCATCATCGGCCTCAACTGTCCCTCCAACGACCCCCGTCTCGGCACGTCCAGCGAcgcgtccgcctcccccttcgtcatcgccatctcgcGTGCCGGCATCAAGGTGCTTCCCCACATTATTA ACGGCTGtctcatctcctcggcctggtccgccgccaacgccgacgtcTACATCGCCAGTCGctccctcttctccctcgccaaccAGGGCTACCTCCCCAAGTGGTTCATGTTCACTCTCCCCAACGGCACCCCCATCATCGCGTCCATgaccgccgcctcgtcgggTCTTCTCGCCTACATGGCCGTCAACTCTAACGCGAACAAGGTTTTCAACTG GTTCGTCTCGCTCATCTCGGTCACCGGCATCATGATCTACATCGGCATTGCATGGACATACATCCGTTTCCGTGCTGCTGTCGACGCACAGGGAGTCGACCGCTCCCAATTCGCCTTCCGCAGCTCCTTCGCCCGCGTCGGTGCATGGGTCTGCATCTTCGCCCTCCCTA TCATTGCCTTGTTCTCTGCCTGGCAGGTGTTCATGGACACCAAGCACTTTGACAAGGCGAACTTTATCACAAACTACCTTCCCGCTGTCCTCGTGCCCGGCGCATACGTTGCCCGCAAATTGTACGCCAAGACCAAGATCGTGCCCCTCTTGGAGATTGACT TGGCGACTGGCGCGCGTaccaaggccgacgtcctcgaggagctggacgaggcgcCCAAGGGTATCGGCGGGTACATCCACCGTTTCCTGTTCTAG
- a CDS encoding uncharacterized protein (Copper amine oxidase) yields the protein MKDVPHAQAYTVPAVHAHPLDPLSPVELERACGIVKANRPTQRLFIKSCQLREPPKAELVPYLNAERAGTPLPPPARQADVLFFDLADRSLTESIINLDTGSETSEVVEGHHAAHSKDEIMEAREQLFKDPTFLETVAKLNLPPVDVVVAPWPVGADNTSPQPRRIAWILYCRGPSNHPDSNQYAFPLPPVIFWNVWDKRVDSVEWCYTGGEGDAMVHKPLTGKSVIEGMQPGEYLPELNGLPRRELKPLHVTQPQGVSFSVNGNLLEWQKWRFRIGFNAREGPVLHDVTYDGRRVFYRLSLSEMHVPYGDPRPPLHLKQVFDFGDVGLGRAANSLENGCDCLGSMRYFSWADVNSAGRAFTAKNVVCCHEQDNGILWKHTNSPTGRATVVRQRLLVLQTIITVGNYDYIFAWQFDQAGGIHLETRATGILSTSPIDMGKTSPYGTVVSPGVLGTSHQHFISVRIDPSIDGDANTITQDDVVADPWGPENPHGVGFRVSSTPIAQSGWADAAPDQNRVFKIQNRSVINPITMTPVGYKLVPLPSQMRLSQPDAMITSRAPFTQHHVWVTSYKDGELYAAGKYTNQSNGKAGGLETMVARKDNTLDTDVVLWHTFALTHIPRIEDFPVMPVETHTVSLKPNNFFTSNPALDVPLSTQAFNKSTLAECSGCPAKL from the exons ATGAAGGACGTCCCGCACGCCCAGGCATACACAGTCCCCGCCGTCCACGCGCACCCGCTCGACCCCCTTTCGCcggtcgagctcgagcgtgCGTGCGGTAtcgtcaaggccaaccGCCCTACGCAGCGGTTGTTCATCAAGTCGTgccagctgcgcgagcCA CCTAaagccgagctcgtgccCTACCTCAACGCCGAGCGGGCCGGCACACCTCTTCCCCCACCCGCGCGCCAAGCCGACGTCCTCTtcttcgacctcgccgaccgctCCCTCACTGAGAGCATCATCAACCTGGACACCGGCTCTGAGACCTCGGAAGTAGTCGAGGGCCACCATGCCGCGCACTCAAAGGACGAGATCATGGAAGCCCGCGAGCAGCTGTTCAAGGATCCCACCTTCCTGGAGACCGtggccaagctcaacctccctcCCGTTGACGTGGTTGTCGCCCCATGGCCCGTTGGGGCGGACAACACCTCCCCGCAGCCCCGCCGTATCGCGTGGATCCTCTACTGCCGCGGCCCCTCCAACCACCCCGATAGCAACCAGTACGCgttccctcttccccccgTAATCTTTTGGAACGTGTGGGacaagcgcgtcgacagcgTTGAGTGGTGCTACACCGGCGGCGAAGGGGACGCCATGGTCCACAAGCCTCTTACTGGCAAGAGCGTGATTGAGGGCATGCAGCCGGGCGAGTACCTTCCTGAACTGAATGGTCTTCCCAggcgcgagctcaagccGCTGCACGTCACCCAGCCTCAAGGAGTCTCATTCTCTGTGAATGGCAACTTGTTGGAATGGCAGAAATGGCGCTTCCGCATCGGTTTCAATGCCCGCGAAGGGCCGGTGTTGCACGACGTGACATACGACGGACGGCGCGTGTTCTACCGCCTCTCCCTGTCCGAGATGCACGTACCCTACGGTGACCCCCGCCCGCCCCTGCACTTGAAGCAAGTCTTTGACTTTGGTGATGTCGGCCTTGGTAGGGCGGCAAACAGCCTCGAGAACGGATGCGACTGCCTCGGCAGCATGCGATACTTTTCCTGGGCCGATGTCAACTCGGCCGGACGTGCGTTCACGGCCAAGAACGTCGTCTGCTGTCACGAGCAGGATAACGGCATCCTGTGGAAGCACACTAACTCTCCTACCGGACGGGCGACGGTTGTtcgccagcgcctcctcgtcctccagaCCATCATCACGGTTGGTAACTACGACTACATCTTTGCGTGGCAGTTTGACCAGGCCGGCGGTATCCACCTCGAGACTCGCGCGACGGGGATTCTCAGCACCTCCCCAATTGATATGGGCAAGACGTCGCCTTATGGCACGGTCGTGAGCCCTGGCGTCCTTGGCACGAGTCACCAGCACTTTATCTCGGTTCGCATTG ATCCGTccatcgacggcgacgccaaCACCATCACCCAAGACGACGTTGTGGCTGACCCCTGGGGTCCAGAGAACCCGCACGGCGTCGGATTCCGTGTCTCTTCCACCCCGATCGCTCAGTCGGGATGGGCAGACGCCGCACCCGACCAGAACCGGGTGTTCAAGATCCAGAACCGCTCCGTCATCAACCCCATCACCATGACGCCGGTCGGATACAAGCTCGTTCCGCTTCCCAGCCAAATGCGTCTCTCGCAACCAGACGCGATGATCACCTCCCGGGCGCCCTTCACCCAGCACCACGTCTGGGTCACCTCCTACAAGGATGGAGAGCTGTACGCGGCCGGCAAGTATACGAACCAGTCCAACGGCAAGGCAGGGGGTTTGGAGACGATGGTGGCCAGGAAGGATAACACGTTGGACACGGATGTTGTTCTCTGGCACACGTTTGCACTCACCCACATCCCACGGATTGAGGATTTCCCCGTCATGCCCGTTGAGACGCATACGGTTTCGCTCAAGCCGAACAACTTTTTCACAAGCAATCCCGCGCTCGATGTGCCACTGTCGACACAGGCGTTCAACAAGTCGACGTTGGCCGAGTGCAGCGGCTGCCCGGCCAAGCTTTAG
- the MCA1 gene encoding uncharacterized protein (Caspase domain) gives MYGGGYDNNQYASGFQPNNGYQNPPPPPQFSDNRAFGGYPGAGGGYPGAAPQHQQQYGQPQYGGGGSGFQPQGGYNQGGYQQQGGYQHQGGYQPQSYAPPPPPQQQQYNSYQPPMSQPPPPQNYHQNGDRYQPQSTGQYGSYMPPSGPPPPPPTGAQHYGPQFQGQGGKQQPFFQYSNCSGKRKALLIGINYFGQQGQLRGCINDVQNVQQFLMSRYGYRSEDMVILTDDAKNPRQIPTRQNIIQAMQWLVRDARPNDALFFHYSGHGGQVKDTSGDEDDGYDECIYPVDFKRAGHIVDDDMHALMVRPLPAGARLTAIFDSCHSATALDLPYVYSTEGKVKEPNLLAEAGQGLLGAAGSYLKGDLGGMVSGVFGVGKQLMGGNKGAVEQTRQTRTSPADVIMWSGCKDSQTSADTSEAGKATGAMSHAFIAAMTKNPQQSYVGLLRSIRDELRGRYDQKPQLSSSHPIDTNLLFIC, from the exons ATGTACGGAGGCGGATACGACAATAACCAGTACGCATCAGGCTTTCAGCCGAACAACGGCTACCAGAACCCTCCCCCGCCACCACAGTTCTCAGACAATCGCGCCTTCGGAGGTTAcccaggcgcaggcggtgGCTACCCGGGCGCAGCCCCCCAGCACCAGCAACAGTATGGACAGCCACAGTACGGCGGTGGCGGTAGCGGCTTCCAACCGCAGGGAGGCTACAACCAGGGCGGATACCAGCAACAGGGAGGCTACCAGCACCAGGGAGGCTACCAGCCCCAGAGCTacgcaccaccacccccgccccagcagcagcagtacAACTCGTACCAGCCGCCGATGAGCCagcctcccccgccccaAAACTACCACCAGAACGGGGACCGATACCAGCCGCAGAGTACGGGTCAGTACGGCTCATACATGCCGCCATCTGgcccccctcccccgccgccgaccgGTGCGCAGCACTACGGACCCCAGTTCCAGGGCCAAGGCGGGAAGCAGCAGCCGTTCTTCCAGTACTCGAACTGTTCCGGTAAGCGCAAGGCGTTGCTCATCGGCATCAACTACTTTGGGCAGCAGGGCCAGCTGCGCGGATGCATCAACGACGTGCAGAATGTCCAACAGTTCCTCATGTCACGGTACGGCTACAGATCCGAGGATATGGTCATCCtcaccgacgacgccaagaaTCCCCGCCAGATTCCAACGCGGCAAAACATTATCCAGGCAATGCAGTGGCTTGTGCGCGACGCGAGGCCAAATGACGCCCTCTTCTTCCACTA CTCCGGACACGGTGGCCAGGTCAAGGACACGAgcggcgatgaggacgacgggTACGACGAGTGCATCTACCCTGTCGACTTTAAGCGCGCGGGTCacatcgtcgacgacgacatgcaCGCCCTTATGGTCCGCCCTCTACCGGCTGGTGCGCGCCTCACGGCGATCTTTGACTCGTGTCACTCGGCcaccgcgctcgacctTCCCTACGTCTACTCGACTGagggcaaggtcaaggagccaaacctcctcgccgaggccggtCAGGGCCTGCTCGGTGCAGCGGGGTCGTACCTCAAGGGCGACCTGGGCGGGATGGTATCGGGCGTGTTTGGCGTCGGCAAGCAGCTCATGGGCGGTAACAAAGGTGCAGTGGAGCAGACACGCCAGACGCGCACATCCCCAGCCGACGTCATCATGTGGTCGGGCTGCAAGGACTCGCAGACGTCGGCTGACacgagcgaggcgggcaAGGCAACCGGTGCCATGTCTCAT GCGTTCATCGCGGCCATGACCAAGAACCCGCAGCAGTCGTATGTCGGCCTTTTACGCTCGATCCGCGACGAACTCCGCGGCCGCTACGACCAGAAACCCCAGCTCTCGTCTTCTCACC CTATTGACACCAACCTCCTGTTTATCTGCTAA